One Malus sylvestris chromosome 14, drMalSylv7.2, whole genome shotgun sequence DNA segment encodes these proteins:
- the LOC126600506 gene encoding probable GABA transporter 2, whose translation MAKLPSPEPFLEARRETDAGAVFVLQSKGQWWHAGFHLTTAIVGPTILTLPYAFRGLGWGPGFLCLTIMGLVTFYSYYLMSMVLDHCEREGRRHIRFRELAADVLGSGWMYYFVIFIQTAINTGVGIGAILLSGECLKIMYSELSPNGSLKLYHFIAMVTVVMIVISQLPTFHSLRHINFVSLLLSLGYSFLVVGACVYAGASKNPPARDYSLESSTSTRLFSAFTSISIFAAIFGNGILPEIQATLAPPATGKMVKGLVMCYAVIFITFYSTAVSGYWVFGNKSSSNILNSLMPDEGPSLAPTWVLGLTVIFVLLQLLAIGLVYSQVAYEIMEQKSADVKQGMFSKRNLIPRIILRSLYMALCGFFAAMLPFFGDISGVVGAVGFIPLDFILPMLLYNKTYKPAKSTFTYWMNISIIIVFTGAGLLGTFSSVRKLVLDANRFKLFSDDVVD comes from the exons ATGGCGAAACTTCCCAGCCCCGAACCCTTCCTCGAGGCCCGCCGCGAAACCGACGCCGGAGCCGTCTTCGTCCTCCAATCCAAAG GGCAGTGGTGGCACGCGGGGTTCCATCTGACGACGGCGATAGTGGGGCCCACAATACTGACGCTGCCGTACGCGTTTAGGGGGTTGGGGTGGGGCCCGGGGTTCCTCTGCCTGACCATCATGGGCCTGGTGACCTTCTACTCTTACTACCTCATGTCGATGGTGCTGGACCACTGTGAGAGGGAGGGTCGCCGCCACATCCGATTCCGTGAGCTCGCCGCCGACGTCTTAG GGTCGGGATGGATGTATTATTTCGTCATATTCATTCAAACGGCTATAAACACTGGGGTTGGAATAGGAGCTATTTTGCTTTCTGGGGAATGCCTCAAG ATTATGTACTCAGAGCTTTCTCCCAATGGATCTTTGAAATTGTACCACTTCATAGCCATGGTTACCGTGGTAATGATAGTCATCTCTCAGCTTCCAACTTTCCACTCCCTCAGGCACATCAACTTTGTTTCGCTGCTTCTCAGCTTGGGATACTCGTTCCTGGTGGTCGGTGCATGTGTTTATGCAG GTGCCTCTAAGAATCCCCCCGCAAGGGACTATTCTTTAGAATCTTCAACTTCAACAAGGCTCTTCAGTGCCTTCACTTCCATCTCCATATTTGCTGCTATTTTTGGGAATGGAATACTACCTGAAATACAA GCAACCTTGGCGCCACCAGCTACTGGAAAGATGGTGAAAGGTCTCGTGATGTGTTACGCGGTAATTTTCATTACATTCTATTCGACTGCAGTGTCCGGATACTGGGTGTTTGGGAACAAATCTAGTTCGAACATTCTCAATAGCCTAATGCCGGATGAGGGACCTTCTCTGGCTCCAACTTGGGTTCTTGGACTTACTGTGATCTTTGTACTCCTACAGCTTCTCGCCATTGGCCTC GTTTATTCCCAAGTTGCTTATGAGATCATGGAACAGAAATCAGCAGATGTCAAACAAGGAATGTTCTCAAAAAGGAATCTCATTCCCCGAATAATTCTTCGGTCGCTGTACATGGCACTCTGCGGATTTTTCGCAGCAATGCTTCCGTTTTTCGGAGACATAAGCGGTGTGGTTGGAGCTGTCGGCTTCATCCCTTTAGATTTCATCCTCCCAATGCTTCTGTACAACAAAACCTACAAGCCTGCAAAATCAACCTTCACTTACTGGATGAACATATCTATAATCATTGTGTTCACAGGTGCAGGACTTTTGGGAACATTCTCTTCTGTAAGGAAACTGGTTCTTGATGCCAACCGGTTTAAGCTGTTTAGTGATGATGTGGTTGATTAA